From Neobacillus sp. PS2-9, the proteins below share one genomic window:
- the hxlA gene encoding 3-hexulose-6-phosphate synthase: protein MELQLALDLVNIPEAIELVKEVEEHIDIVEIGTPVVINEGLHAVNAVKKAFPNLKVLADLKIMDAAGYEVMKASEAGADIVTILGTAEDMSIKGAVEEAKKQGKKILVDMIAVKDLAGRAKEVDAMGVDYICVHTGYDLQAVGKNSFEDLQTIKGVVKNAKTAIAGGIKLDTLPEVIKVQPDLVIVGGGITGQADKKAAAAKMQQMINQG from the coding sequence ATGGAATTACAATTAGCATTAGATTTAGTCAATATTCCAGAAGCAATTGAGCTGGTAAAAGAAGTAGAGGAACATATTGATATCGTTGAAATCGGTACACCAGTTGTAATTAACGAGGGGCTTCATGCTGTAAATGCAGTTAAAAAAGCATTCCCTAACTTAAAGGTATTAGCAGACCTAAAAATCATGGATGCAGCTGGTTATGAAGTAATGAAAGCTTCTGAAGCAGGTGCAGATATCGTCACAATTCTTGGTACTGCCGAAGATATGTCAATCAAAGGTGCAGTTGAAGAAGCGAAAAAACAAGGTAAAAAAATCCTTGTTGATATGATAGCTGTAAAAGACCTTGCTGGCCGTGCAAAAGAAGTGGACGCTATGGGCGTTGATTATATTTGTGTTCATACTGGCTACGATCTTCAAGCAGTTGGAAAGAACTCTTTTGAAGATTTACAAACAATCAAAGGTGTTGTAAAAAATGCTAAAACTGCAATCGCAGGTGGTATTAAGTTAGACACACTTCCAGAAGTCATCAAAGTACAACCAGACCTGGTCATTGTAGGTGGCGGGATTACAGGACAAGCTGATAAAAAAGCTGCTGCTGCCAAAATGCAACAAATGATTAATCAAGGGTAA
- the hxlB gene encoding 6-phospho-3-hexuloisomerase, protein MNTTQYLAEIIKELNRSVDLISNDEAEKLVNGILESKKIFVAGAGRSGFMAKSFAMRMMHMGIDAYVIGETVTPNFEKDDILIIGSGSGETKGLVSMAEKAKSIGGTIAAVTIFPESTIGQLADITIKLPGSPKDQSESDFKTIQPMGSLFEQTLLLFYDAVILRFMEKKGLDTNKMYGKHANLE, encoded by the coding sequence ATGAATACAACTCAATACCTAGCTGAAATCATAAAAGAGTTAAATCGCTCCGTAGATTTAATTTCGAATGATGAAGCTGAAAAATTAGTTAATGGGATTCTTGAATCAAAAAAAATCTTTGTTGCAGGCGCAGGTAGATCTGGATTTATGGCCAAATCATTTGCCATGCGAATGATGCACATGGGGATAGATGCCTATGTGATTGGCGAAACAGTAACCCCTAACTTTGAAAAAGATGACATCTTAATCATTGGATCAGGTTCAGGAGAAACAAAAGGTTTAGTTTCCATGGCTGAGAAAGCAAAAAGCATCGGTGGGACGATTGCAGCTGTAACGATTTTCCCTGAGTCCACTATTGGACAATTAGCGGATATCACAATTAAGTTGCCTGGCTCACCTAAAGATCAGTCGGAGAGTGATTTTAAGACGATTCAACCAATGGGCTCATTATTTGAGCAAACACTTTTACTATTTTACGACGCTGTGATTCTTCGGTTCATGGAGAAAAAAGGTTTGGATACCAATAAAATGTACGGTAAACACGCGAACTTAGAATAA
- a CDS encoding 3-ketoacyl-ACP reductase has product MISLNGKTAIVTGAGRGIGRATAIALAKEGVNLGLIGLNMSNLEKVAAELAQFDVKVSAATADVTDLESVTHAVEHIKSDLGPIDILINNAGVAKFGGFLDLTPEEWEKIIQVNLMGVYNVTRAVLPGMIERKSGDIINISSSAGQKGAPVTSAYSASKFAVLGLTESLMLEVRKHNVRVTALTPSTVVTDLAIDTNLVKGNEENVMHPEDLAELVVASLKFNPRVFVKTAGLWSTNPS; this is encoded by the coding sequence ATGATTTCTTTAAATGGAAAAACTGCAATAGTTACTGGCGCAGGTAGAGGCATTGGACGTGCTACTGCTATCGCCTTAGCAAAAGAAGGCGTAAATTTAGGCTTAATCGGCTTAAATATGTCTAATCTAGAAAAGGTAGCTGCTGAACTAGCACAATTTGATGTAAAGGTTTCTGCAGCAACAGCAGATGTGACCGATCTTGAATCCGTTACCCATGCTGTTGAACATATCAAATCAGACTTAGGCCCAATTGATATCCTAATTAACAATGCTGGTGTTGCGAAATTTGGTGGGTTCCTTGATCTAACACCAGAAGAATGGGAAAAAATCATTCAAGTCAATTTAATGGGTGTGTATAATGTAACAAGAGCAGTATTACCAGGAATGATCGAAAGAAAATCAGGAGATATCATCAATATCTCTTCATCTGCTGGTCAAAAAGGTGCTCCTGTTACAAGTGCTTACAGTGCTTCGAAATTCGCTGTTTTAGGGTTAACAGAATCGCTTATGCTAGAAGTAAGAAAACATAATGTCCGAGTTACTGCTTTAACACCAAGTACTGTCGTAACAGATTTAGCGATTGATACAAATCTTGTTAAAGGCAATGAAGAAAACGTGATGCACCCAGAAGACCTTGCAGAATTAGTCGTAGCTAGTTTAAAATTTAATCCAAGAGTATTCGTTAAAACAGCTGGATTATGGTCAACAAATCCATCATAA